A region of Natribaculum luteum DNA encodes the following proteins:
- the uppS gene encoding polyprenyl diphosphate synthase, which yields MSGWFRKRVRSAYERLLAREISGAPTHVAVIQDGNRRYARQRGADAPDGHRAGAETTERVLEWCQEIGIEELTLYAFSTENFDRPPEEREALFDLLQEKLLEFADAEKVHDNEVCIRILGDVDRLPDRVQEAVRYAERRTQEYDQFVLNIALAYGGRSELLYATRSVARDVERGDLSPEDVDVETIEDRLYERPVRDVDLIIRTGGDERTSNFLPWHANGNEAAVFFCAPYWPEFSKADFLRGIRTYEHREASWRRTKARRALALLRAVSEPELAEARAVASRFRDSLPIAERPDADELADTDSSTRAAD from the coding sequence ATGAGTGGGTGGTTCCGAAAGCGCGTCAGGTCGGCATACGAGCGACTGCTCGCCCGTGAGATTTCGGGTGCGCCGACACACGTCGCAGTGATTCAGGACGGCAATCGTCGGTACGCGCGACAGCGGGGAGCGGACGCGCCAGACGGCCACCGGGCCGGTGCAGAGACGACCGAGCGCGTCCTCGAGTGGTGCCAGGAGATCGGCATCGAGGAACTCACCCTCTATGCGTTCTCGACGGAAAACTTCGACCGCCCGCCCGAAGAACGCGAGGCGCTGTTCGACCTCCTCCAGGAGAAACTCCTCGAGTTCGCCGACGCGGAGAAAGTTCACGACAACGAGGTCTGCATTCGGATTCTGGGCGACGTCGACCGGCTCCCGGATCGCGTCCAGGAAGCCGTCCGCTACGCCGAACGACGGACCCAGGAGTACGACCAGTTCGTGCTCAACATTGCACTCGCCTACGGCGGCCGCTCGGAACTGCTCTACGCCACCCGCAGCGTCGCCCGCGACGTCGAACGCGGCGACCTCTCGCCCGAGGACGTCGACGTCGAGACGATCGAAGATCGACTGTACGAACGCCCCGTCCGGGACGTCGACCTCATCATTCGGACAGGTGGGGACGAACGAACCTCGAACTTCCTGCCGTGGCACGCGAACGGCAACGAGGCGGCGGTCTTCTTCTGTGCACCGTACTGGCCGGAGTTCTCCAAGGCGGACTTCCTGCGCGGGATTCGAACCTACGAACACCGTGAGGCGTCCTGGCGGCGCACCAAGGCACGCCGGGCGCTCGCGTTGTTGCGTGCAGTAAGCGAACCGGAACTCGCCGAGGCCCGTGCGGTCGCCAGTCGGTTTCGCGACTCGCTGCCGATCGCCGAACGCCCCGACGCCGACGAACTCGCCGACACCGACTCGTCCACTCGCGCCGCCGACTGA
- a CDS encoding 4a-hydroxytetrahydrobiopterin dehydratase, with translation MAELLSDEEIANSLPDAWGREGDEIVRVYEFDDYLRGVNFAQMVGEIAEAQYHHPEMIVRYEEVEIRLTSHEEGGITDADVEMAELIESERRT, from the coding sequence ATGGCAGAGCTTCTTTCCGACGAGGAGATCGCGAACTCCCTCCCCGACGCGTGGGGGCGCGAGGGCGACGAGATCGTTCGAGTCTACGAGTTCGACGACTACCTCCGTGGCGTCAACTTCGCCCAGATGGTCGGCGAGATCGCGGAAGCCCAGTACCACCATCCGGAGATGATCGTCCGCTACGAGGAAGTCGAGATCCGACTCACCAGTCACGAGGAAGGCGGGATCACGGACGCGGACGTTGAGATGGCCGAACTGATCGAGTCCGAACGCAGGACCTGA
- a CDS encoding DUF92 domain-containing protein, giving the protein MTSPVRRAGAFAALCTLSLAVPLFGPMAAAPVAAVVLLAAFVVSGGPLFDLFAFPDDYEDERLYGLITFVLAATALGVIAVTSSMSLSIFVGSVLLIGYGNLAEQLTRVRTDAAVVHASAFCVGGSLAAVVGQTATLVLLGTSLEGAFPSIVFLAVSGALLAALLRDVLLLYDDPIVMLSVGLLSWLLAELEPEIGATVIAIALVVTVAFGYASYALGAASVAGMLTGILLVLLTIVFGGYDWFAVLISFFAIGSLSTKFRYEEKAARGVAEDNDGARGSGNVLGNAAVALTAVLGYAASSAELLPGGADLFLFAFAGSVATAMSDTLSSEIGGVFDQPRLITTLEPVDPGTDGGVTWQGELAGIAGAGVVAGIAYGFFPEVGAVGAVVIVAAGVVGMTVDSLLGATLEGSVLGNQGVNFLATLSGAVVCALLALGLSAAVFW; this is encoded by the coding sequence GTGACATCGCCAGTTCGGCGAGCAGGGGCGTTTGCCGCGCTCTGTACGCTTTCACTCGCCGTTCCGCTGTTCGGACCGATGGCCGCCGCACCTGTCGCTGCCGTCGTGTTGCTGGCAGCGTTCGTCGTCAGCGGCGGCCCCCTGTTCGACCTCTTCGCGTTTCCCGACGATTACGAGGACGAACGCCTCTACGGACTGATCACGTTCGTCCTCGCCGCAACTGCGCTCGGCGTCATCGCGGTGACGTCGTCGATGTCTCTTTCGATCTTCGTCGGCAGCGTCCTCCTCATCGGCTACGGCAACCTCGCCGAACAACTCACTCGAGTGCGAACCGACGCGGCCGTCGTCCACGCGAGCGCGTTCTGTGTCGGCGGGAGCCTCGCGGCCGTCGTCGGCCAGACGGCGACGCTCGTTCTGCTCGGAACGTCGCTCGAGGGCGCTTTCCCGTCGATCGTCTTTCTCGCTGTCAGCGGCGCGCTTCTCGCCGCCCTCCTGCGTGACGTACTGCTGCTCTACGACGATCCCATCGTCATGCTCTCCGTCGGCCTCCTCTCGTGGCTGCTCGCGGAACTCGAGCCCGAGATCGGCGCGACCGTCATCGCCATCGCGCTCGTCGTGACCGTCGCGTTCGGCTACGCCTCCTACGCGCTCGGGGCCGCCTCCGTCGCCGGAATGCTCACCGGTATCCTGCTCGTGTTGTTGACGATCGTCTTCGGCGGCTACGACTGGTTCGCCGTCCTCATCTCCTTTTTCGCCATCGGGAGCCTCTCGACGAAGTTCCGCTACGAGGAGAAAGCAGCACGCGGCGTCGCCGAGGACAACGACGGCGCACGAGGGAGCGGGAACGTCCTCGGGAACGCGGCCGTCGCCCTCACGGCCGTCCTCGGCTACGCCGCCAGTTCTGCCGAACTGCTCCCCGGCGGGGCCGACCTGTTCCTGTTCGCCTTCGCCGGCTCCGTCGCCACCGCGATGAGCGACACCCTCTCGAGTGAGATCGGCGGCGTCTTCGATCAGCCCCGGCTTATTACCACGCTCGAACCCGTCGATCCGGGCACCGACGGCGGCGTGACCTGGCAGGGAGAACTCGCAGGGATCGCCGGCGCGGGCGTCGTCGCAGGGATCGCCTACGGCTTCTTCCCCGAGGTCGGCGCGGTCGGCGCGGTCGTTATCGTCGCCGCGGGCGTCGTCGGGATGACCGTCGACAGCCTCCTCGGCGCGACGCTCGAGGGGTCGGTGCTCGGCAACCAGGGCGTCAACTTCCTCGCGACGCTCTCGGGAGCGGTCGTCTGTGCGCTGCTGGCGCTCGGTCTCTCGGCTGCCGTCTTCTGGTGA
- a CDS encoding undecaprenyl diphosphate synthase family protein, with amino-acid sequence MGLYEQYLAVRIRRHDGERPDHVALIITERDLLEQGAYETLTDFFEWAFEYATRVTVYVSVLDAAAVPTLRRQLEEIDAPRAVDVRGPDDRDRADAPIRIGIGLGGKHEFTSAVRTLAEGVDAGDLSPEDIDDEDVERHLIFPSEPDLVIKTGAERLSDFMIWQSVYSELYFTDVNWRDFRKRDFLRAVHEFCNRSRRFGR; translated from the coding sequence GTGGGACTGTACGAACAGTATCTCGCCGTTCGAATTCGCCGCCACGACGGTGAGCGGCCCGACCACGTCGCACTCATCATCACCGAACGAGACCTGCTCGAGCAGGGCGCATACGAGACGCTCACCGACTTCTTCGAGTGGGCATTCGAGTACGCAACGCGCGTGACGGTCTACGTGAGCGTCCTCGACGCCGCCGCGGTGCCGACGCTCCGGCGACAACTCGAGGAGATCGACGCACCGCGTGCCGTCGACGTTCGCGGTCCCGACGACCGTGATCGGGCGGACGCACCGATTCGAATCGGCATCGGTCTCGGCGGGAAACACGAGTTTACGAGCGCCGTCCGGACGCTCGCGGAGGGCGTCGACGCTGGCGACCTCTCGCCGGAAGACATCGACGACGAGGACGTCGAACGGCACCTGATCTTTCCCTCTGAACCCGACCTCGTCATCAAGACCGGGGCGGAACGGCTCTCCGATTTCATGATCTGGCAGTCGGTCTACTCCGAACTCTACTTCACCGACGTCAACTGGCGGGACTTCCGGAAGCGGGACTTCCTGCGGGCGGTCCACGAGTTCTGTAACCGCTCTCGCCGGTTCGGTCGCTGA
- a CDS encoding HAD family hydrolase gives MVSEYDFWLLDLDGTLVDVEWSYTRDVFDRVGDRLGRQFTDREADVIWNGLTGSRDHQLREWGVDPTEFWEAFHTEEDPLVRAEQTYLHDDAGFVADLEEPVGLVTHCQRYLTEPVLDNVDIRDWFDVVLCCTDETGWKPDPMPVERTMTELGVGDNGHRGVLAGDGANDVGAAWNAGIDAIHVERVGHDRRGQCVLGDYRVSSFDELQ, from the coding sequence ATGGTCTCCGAATACGACTTCTGGCTGCTCGACCTCGACGGGACCCTCGTCGACGTCGAGTGGTCGTACACCCGCGACGTCTTCGACAGGGTCGGCGACCGCCTCGGTCGCCAGTTCACGGATCGGGAGGCCGACGTCATCTGGAACGGACTGACAGGCTCGAGGGACCACCAGCTCCGGGAGTGGGGCGTCGACCCGACCGAGTTCTGGGAGGCGTTCCACACCGAGGAAGATCCGCTCGTGCGAGCCGAGCAAACCTACCTCCACGACGATGCCGGGTTCGTCGCCGATCTCGAGGAACCCGTCGGACTCGTCACGCACTGCCAGCGGTACCTGACCGAACCCGTCCTCGACAACGTCGACATCCGCGACTGGTTCGACGTCGTCCTCTGTTGTACCGACGAGACGGGCTGGAAACCCGACCCGATGCCCGTCGAACGGACGATGACCGAACTCGGCGTCGGCGACAACGGGCACCGGGGTGTCCTCGCCGGCGACGGGGCGAACGACGTCGGGGCCGCCTGGAACGCCGGGATCGACGCGATCCACGTCGAACGGGTCGGCCACGACCGACGCGGGCAGTGCGTCCTCGGCGACTATCGCGTCTCCTCGTTCGACGAACTTCAGTGA
- the hemA gene encoding glutamyl-tRNA reductase — translation MTDTGVVTSARVTHETGSVDDLAAASPDSQRTGVASLRSLPDVDEAFVLSTCNRVEAYVVASETAVGRAALEEFFADVREDAVVWSDHDESLRHLLSVAAGLDSVVVGEDQILGQVRSAYEDARTTGGIGPMLETAITKALHVGERARTETAINEGVVSLGSAAAKLVSETVGVDGATALVVGAGEMGQLAAQSLVDYGVDEVVVANRTVSNAEDVVADLDADGSTVSLDDLETAAARADVVVAATGSPEPVLEPHHLGEREQVVVDLGQPRDVRPSAAAAPDVTVYDLDDLETVTQRTREQRADAADEVEAMIDREFDLLCEQYKRTRADEVIAAMYESAERVKQREVETALSRLESADDLSEDQKEVVRSMADALVGQLLAPPTKSLREAAAEDDWETINTALQLFDPEFGPEPLISNVGEENGLEGAVGAIDDD, via the coding sequence GTGACCGACACGGGCGTCGTCACCAGCGCTCGAGTGACCCACGAGACCGGCAGCGTCGACGACCTCGCCGCGGCCAGTCCCGACAGCCAGCGAACCGGCGTCGCCAGCCTCCGCTCACTTCCAGACGTCGACGAGGCGTTCGTCCTCTCGACGTGCAACCGCGTCGAAGCCTACGTCGTCGCGTCCGAGACCGCCGTCGGACGAGCCGCACTCGAGGAGTTCTTCGCCGACGTCCGCGAGGATGCAGTCGTCTGGAGCGACCACGACGAGAGTCTCCGACACCTTCTGTCCGTCGCTGCCGGCCTCGACTCGGTTGTCGTCGGCGAAGACCAGATCCTCGGCCAGGTTCGATCCGCTTACGAGGACGCCCGCACGACCGGCGGCATCGGCCCCATGCTCGAGACGGCCATCACGAAGGCCCTCCACGTCGGCGAACGCGCCCGCACCGAGACGGCGATCAACGAGGGCGTCGTCTCGCTCGGCTCTGCTGCCGCGAAACTCGTCTCCGAGACCGTCGGCGTCGACGGCGCGACCGCGCTCGTCGTCGGCGCAGGCGAGATGGGACAGCTCGCAGCGCAGAGTCTCGTCGACTACGGCGTCGACGAGGTAGTCGTCGCGAATCGGACCGTCTCCAACGCCGAAGACGTCGTCGCCGACCTCGATGCTGACGGGAGCACGGTCTCCCTGGACGACCTCGAGACGGCGGCGGCCCGCGCCGACGTCGTCGTCGCGGCCACGGGCAGTCCGGAGCCGGTACTCGAGCCCCACCACCTCGGCGAGCGCGAACAGGTCGTCGTCGACCTCGGCCAGCCACGAGACGTCCGTCCCAGTGCGGCGGCAGCTCCCGACGTGACCGTCTACGACCTCGACGACCTCGAGACGGTCACCCAGCGGACCCGCGAGCAGCGAGCCGACGCCGCGGACGAGGTCGAGGCGATGATCGACCGCGAGTTCGACCTGCTCTGCGAGCAGTACAAGCGAACCCGTGCGGACGAGGTGATCGCCGCCATGTACGAGAGCGCAGAACGGGTCAAACAGCGGGAGGTCGAAACCGCCCTCTCGAGGCTCGAGTCGGCCGACGATCTCTCGGAGGACCAGAAGGAGGTCGTCCGATCGATGGCCGACGCGCTCGTCGGCCAACTGCTCGCTCCGCCGACCAAGAGCCTGCGAGAGGCCGCTGCAGAAGACGACTGGGAGACGATCAACACCGCCTTGCAACTGTTCGATCCCGAGTTCGGTCCCGAACCCCTGATCTCGAACGTCGGTGAGGAGAACGGACTCGAGGGTGCCGTCGGCGCGATCGACGACGATTGA
- a CDS encoding haloacid dehalogenase type II has product MGFEPDRVSTITVDSYSTLVDVDAAERALADRVDDPEPVSRRWRARSLEYTMVANHLDAYQPFYEMNRDALQHALDAHDADVSTAERDEILAVYHELDVFDDVRDGIERLREGGYGVYVLSNGNPEMLESMVAHAGIGDLLDGVISAHEVETFKPDVELYRHAAGRTGTPIEEITHVSALWFDVQGAIHAGMQGVRADRKGEPWESFGPDPDLTVETFHDLAAELGV; this is encoded by the coding sequence ATGGGCTTCGAACCCGATCGCGTCTCGACGATCACGGTCGACTCCTACAGCACGCTCGTCGACGTCGACGCCGCCGAACGCGCGCTGGCCGACCGCGTCGACGACCCCGAACCCGTCTCGCGGCGCTGGCGCGCCCGCTCGCTCGAGTACACGATGGTGGCGAACCATCTCGACGCCTACCAGCCATTTTACGAGATGAACCGCGATGCCCTCCAGCACGCGCTGGACGCCCACGACGCCGACGTCTCCACTGCGGAACGCGACGAGATCCTGGCGGTCTACCACGAACTCGACGTCTTCGACGACGTGCGAGACGGCATCGAGCGACTGCGCGAGGGCGGCTACGGCGTCTACGTCCTCTCGAACGGGAACCCGGAGATGCTCGAGTCGATGGTCGCCCACGCCGGGATCGGCGACCTCCTCGACGGCGTGATCAGCGCCCACGAAGTCGAGACGTTCAAACCCGACGTCGAACTGTACCGTCACGCCGCCGGCCGAACGGGGACGCCGATCGAGGAAATCACCCACGTGAGCGCCCTCTGGTTCGACGTCCAGGGTGCGATCCACGCGGGCATGCAGGGCGTCCGGGCCGACCGGAAGGGCGAGCCGTGGGAGTCGTTCGGGCCGGACCCCGACCTCACCGTCGAGACGTTCCACGACCTCGCCGCGGAACTCGGCGTCTAG
- the lwrS gene encoding LWR-salt protein, with the protein MDARYAFRVRFRLEPAAADVSVAPDTFETTCSLAAAEPGTEGWLFFRDTLWRGEVGDPAHARRLVEEKLPVPVENVEFAALHTDEEYLEALKAEIAADLEPFKADDVTEVLSKYFGSSLMVESTDE; encoded by the coding sequence ATGGACGCCCGCTACGCCTTCCGGGTCCGGTTTCGCCTCGAGCCAGCGGCCGCGGACGTCAGCGTAGCGCCCGACACGTTCGAGACGACCTGCTCGCTCGCGGCGGCCGAACCCGGCACCGAGGGCTGGCTGTTCTTCCGCGACACCCTCTGGCGCGGGGAGGTCGGCGACCCGGCACACGCCCGCCGGCTCGTCGAGGAGAAACTCCCCGTTCCGGTCGAGAACGTCGAGTTCGCCGCCTTGCACACCGACGAGGAGTATCTCGAGGCGCTGAAAGCGGAGATCGCAGCCGACCTCGAGCCGTTCAAGGCCGACGACGTGACCGAAGTGCTCTCGAAGTACTTCGGCTCGTCGCTGATGGTCGAGAGCACAGACGAGTAG
- a CDS encoding molybdopterin biosynthesis protein, producing the protein MDRKEFRDLASPEEAREAIRSLSLEGGIDRVPLADARGRVLVARLDAELDVPGFDRASLDGYALRARDTFGADEAEPARLEVVGEVHAGERPGVDVGEGQAAEISTGAVMPSGADAMVPVERTDADGDDVLVRTSVAPGDNVMFAGADVAAGERALGPGTRITPREIGLLSALGVDEVPVRSRPRVGIVSTGDELVRPGEDVASDRGEIYDVNSYTIAAGVEDAGGEAVLYPHAGDDPEEMERILREAADECDLVLSSGSTSASAVDVIYRVVEEQGELLLHGVSVKPGKPMLVGRLEGSAYVGLPGYPVSAMMVFRTFVAPAIREAAGLPEPAATTVSGTMAVQERYSQGRMRLMPVGLVDDGDGETLVYPVDKGSGATTSLAEADGVVEVDPDTDYLEEGESVTVRLFSPDVRPPTLFGVGEDDPTFNRLLDRLENPRYLAIGSRPALRRLREGVPDVAVVAGPLAPDDGDVLGRWRREWGLVVRAGNPDEIQGLADLVDRDLRLVNRTTDSGLRTSLGNAVADLAERRSLERHEVVSAIDGFELGLRAHESPARKVIDGEADAGLGLRETAERLDLGFVPLGEQEVQVLVDPDRREKPGVRELEAVLERHDDVDAVAGSDA; encoded by the coding sequence ATGGACCGCAAGGAGTTTCGCGACCTCGCCTCGCCGGAGGAGGCACGAGAGGCGATCCGATCGCTCTCGCTGGAGGGTGGCATCGACCGCGTCCCGCTCGCCGACGCGCGCGGGCGAGTGCTGGTGGCACGGCTGGACGCCGAACTCGACGTCCCCGGTTTCGACCGGGCGAGCCTCGACGGTTACGCGTTGCGCGCGCGGGACACGTTCGGTGCCGACGAGGCCGAACCCGCCCGCCTCGAGGTCGTCGGCGAGGTACACGCTGGTGAGAGACCGGGCGTCGACGTCGGCGAGGGCCAGGCAGCAGAGATCTCGACCGGCGCAGTGATGCCGTCGGGGGCGGACGCGATGGTTCCCGTCGAGCGGACCGACGCGGACGGCGACGACGTACTCGTTCGGACGAGCGTCGCGCCCGGCGACAACGTGATGTTCGCCGGCGCGGACGTCGCGGCGGGCGAGCGCGCGCTCGGACCCGGGACGCGGATCACGCCCCGCGAGATCGGCCTGCTGTCGGCCCTCGGCGTCGACGAGGTTCCCGTCCGGTCGCGGCCACGCGTCGGCATCGTCTCGACCGGCGACGAACTGGTTCGGCCGGGCGAGGACGTAGCGAGCGACCGCGGCGAGATCTACGACGTCAACAGCTACACCATCGCCGCAGGCGTCGAGGACGCGGGCGGAGAGGCGGTGCTCTACCCGCACGCTGGCGACGACCCGGAGGAGATGGAGCGAATTCTCCGGGAGGCCGCCGACGAGTGCGACCTCGTGCTCTCGTCGGGATCGACGAGCGCGAGCGCCGTCGACGTCATCTACCGCGTCGTCGAAGAGCAGGGCGAACTGCTGCTTCACGGCGTGAGCGTCAAGCCGGGCAAGCCCATGCTCGTCGGCCGACTCGAGGGATCGGCGTACGTCGGCCTCCCCGGCTACCCCGTCTCGGCGATGATGGTCTTTCGAACGTTCGTCGCGCCGGCGATCCGCGAGGCCGCGGGACTGCCCGAACCCGCCGCGACGACCGTCTCGGGAACGATGGCGGTCCAGGAGCGGTACAGCCAGGGCCGGATGCGACTCATGCCGGTCGGCCTCGTCGACGACGGCGACGGCGAGACACTCGTCTACCCCGTCGACAAGGGCAGCGGTGCGACGACGAGCCTCGCGGAGGCCGACGGCGTCGTGGAGGTCGACCCCGACACGGACTACCTCGAGGAGGGCGAGTCCGTGACGGTGCGGCTGTTCTCGCCAGACGTCCGGCCGCCGACGCTGTTCGGCGTCGGCGAGGACGATCCGACGTTCAACCGACTGCTGGATCGCCTCGAGAACCCCCGCTACCTCGCGATCGGATCGCGACCCGCGCTGCGGCGATTGCGCGAGGGCGTCCCGGACGTCGCGGTCGTCGCTGGCCCACTCGCACCGGACGACGGGGACGTGCTCGGGCGGTGGCGACGCGAGTGGGGGCTGGTCGTCCGGGCGGGCAACCCCGACGAGATCCAGGGGCTCGCCGACCTCGTCGACCGCGACCTCCGCCTCGTCAACCGGACGACTGATTCGGGCCTGCGGACGAGTCTCGGGAACGCCGTCGCCGACCTCGCCGAGAGGCGCAGTCTCGAGCGCCACGAGGTCGTCTCCGCGATCGACGGCTTCGAACTCGGTCTGCGCGCTCACGAGAGCCCGGCACGGAAAGTGATCGACGGCGAGGCGGACGCCGGCCTCGGGCTCCGGGAGACGGCCGAACGCCTCGATCTGGGGTTCGTTCCGCTCGGCGAGCAGGAGGTACAGGTGCTCGTCGATCCGGATCGACGCGAGAAGCCGGGCGTCCGGGAACTCGAGGCGGTCCTCGAGCGCCACGATGACGTCGACGCGGTCGCTGGCAGCGACGCCTAG
- a CDS encoding DUF5778 family protein encodes MADVIDEDLYRRTKALLEPGEIQLNGAIVHTEYGSQEDVQMMQATIDVGDIIAEHAGYDPTDCYVYSGNDDTDFSSNQHQGLTLEDEEFVWECQQLLRDGTFDIVIYYEASADHEAILEDVRDLGYEATGVEGE; translated from the coding sequence ATGGCAGACGTGATCGACGAGGACCTCTACAGGCGGACGAAGGCGTTGCTCGAACCCGGCGAGATCCAGCTCAACGGCGCGATCGTCCACACGGAGTACGGCTCCCAGGAGGACGTCCAGATGATGCAGGCGACGATCGACGTGGGCGACATCATCGCGGAACACGCCGGCTACGATCCCACGGACTGTTACGTCTACTCCGGCAACGACGACACCGACTTCTCCTCGAACCAGCACCAGGGGCTGACCCTCGAGGACGAGGAGTTCGTCTGGGAGTGCCAGCAGCTTCTGCGCGATGGGACGTTCGACATCGTGATCTACTACGAGGCGAGCGCAGACCACGAGGCGATCCTCGAAGACGTCCGCGACCTCGGGTACGAGGCCACCGGCGTCGAAGGCGAGTGA
- a CDS encoding helix-turn-helix domain-containing protein produces the protein MPTIAEFRLPAEDVALAETFDRTPNATVRFESSVSKTLPCLWVADVDRVDLEAGFDADPTVESAELLVETDGRYLYDVTFIDDVTQLCDLLLTGGGSLLEMRGMNGWWQVRMRFRDRDALCQAHDELAARGVNADIQRVTDLTETTAAHTRLTPEQQEALAAAFECGYFDIPRGISMEELANELDISHQALSERLRRAYETLVDSELQPASDSSA, from the coding sequence ATGCCGACGATTGCGGAGTTTCGCCTTCCGGCCGAAGACGTCGCGCTCGCGGAGACGTTCGATCGCACACCGAACGCGACGGTCAGGTTCGAGTCGTCGGTCTCGAAGACGCTCCCGTGTCTGTGGGTCGCCGACGTCGATCGAGTCGACCTCGAGGCGGGATTCGACGCGGATCCGACCGTCGAGTCGGCCGAGTTGCTCGTCGAGACCGACGGACGGTACCTCTACGACGTCACGTTCATCGACGACGTCACCCAGCTCTGTGACCTGTTGCTCACCGGGGGCGGATCGCTACTCGAGATGCGAGGAATGAACGGCTGGTGGCAGGTCAGGATGCGGTTTCGCGACCGAGACGCCCTCTGTCAGGCCCACGACGAACTCGCCGCACGTGGCGTCAACGCCGACATTCAGCGCGTCACCGACCTGACGGAGACGACGGCTGCACACACCCGTCTGACGCCCGAACAGCAGGAGGCACTCGCGGCCGCGTTCGAGTGTGGCTACTTCGACATCCCGCGTGGAATCTCGATGGAGGAGCTGGCCAACGAACTCGACATCTCCCACCAGGCGCTGTCCGAACGGCTTCGCCGCGCCTACGAGACGCTCGTGGACTCGGAGCTACAGCCGGCGAGCGATAGCTCCGCCTGA
- a CDS encoding DUF7344 domain-containing protein has protein sequence MFDGGGSVERFAQATGISLDDAYALLASGRTRRTLTVLSTFDPPVTLERLVEGVARLERDEPDERTTTEVRIALVHVVLPRLEDAGLLAFDPATGSVTVEKRLETDSEPFEGVNVESATSR, from the coding sequence ATGTTCGATGGTGGTGGATCGGTCGAACGGTTCGCACAGGCGACTGGTATCTCGCTCGACGACGCGTACGCACTCCTCGCGAGCGGCCGGACGCGACGGACGCTGACCGTGCTCTCGACCTTCGACCCGCCGGTGACGCTCGAGCGGCTGGTCGAGGGTGTCGCGCGACTCGAACGCGACGAACCCGACGAACGGACGACCACCGAAGTCCGGATCGCCCTCGTTCACGTCGTTCTGCCGAGACTCGAGGACGCGGGCCTGCTCGCGTTCGACCCGGCGACGGGAAGCGTCACCGTCGAGAAGCGTCTGGAGACGGACTCCGAACCGTTCGAAGGCGTGAACGTCGAGAGCGCGACGTCCCGGTAG